Proteins encoded together in one Orbaceae bacterium lpD01 window:
- a CDS encoding SDR family oxidoreductase has translation MSKQDIYQMQDPQTQFYHDKYPQQPQPVPGLQSTMQPIPDCGEKSYRGSARLAGRKALVTGGDSGIGRAAAIAYAREGADVALNYLPAEESDAQAVAALIKAEGRQAILIPGDLSDEAFNQQMVKQAHQQLGGLDILALVAGKQQAVDDILNLSTEQLEKTFAINVFSLFWTIKAALPLLPKGASIITTSSIQGYQPSPILLDYASTKAAIIAFSRALAKQVASKGIRVNIVAPGPIWTPLQVCGGQPQTAIPEFGMSTPLGRSGQPVELASLYVYLASQESSYITAEVFGVTGGNHCA, from the coding sequence ATGTCAAAACAAGATATCTATCAGATGCAAGATCCGCAAACGCAATTTTATCACGATAAGTATCCACAGCAGCCACAACCGGTCCCTGGTTTACAGTCAACCATGCAGCCAATACCGGATTGTGGTGAAAAAAGCTATCGTGGTTCGGCAAGATTAGCGGGTCGTAAAGCGTTGGTGACAGGAGGCGACTCAGGTATTGGTCGTGCTGCCGCGATTGCTTATGCCAGAGAGGGCGCCGATGTCGCGTTGAATTATTTACCAGCAGAAGAGAGCGATGCGCAAGCAGTCGCGGCGTTAATCAAAGCGGAAGGTCGTCAAGCGATTCTGATTCCGGGTGATTTGAGTGATGAGGCGTTTAACCAACAGATGGTTAAACAGGCACATCAACAGCTGGGCGGTTTAGATATTCTGGCTTTAGTCGCCGGTAAACAGCAGGCGGTTGATGATATCCTGAATTTATCCACCGAGCAGCTAGAAAAAACCTTCGCCATCAATGTCTTCTCGTTGTTTTGGACGATAAAAGCGGCACTGCCATTGCTGCCAAAAGGCGCCAGTATTATTACTACCTCATCGATTCAAGGGTATCAGCCTAGCCCGATATTACTGGACTATGCCTCAACTAAAGCCGCGATTATCGCGTTTAGTCGTGCATTAGCCAAACAGGTCGCGTCAAAAGGAATCCGCGTCAATATTGTGGCACCAGGGCCGATTTGGACGCCCTTACAAGTGTGTGGCGGTCAGCCGCAAACCGCGATTCCTGAATTTGGGATGAGTACCCCCCTTGGCCGCAGTGGTCAGCCAGTCGAGTTGGCCAGTCTGTATGTATATCTAGCCTCACAAGAGTCTAGTTATATTACGGCGGAGGTTTTTGGTGTGACGGGTGGTAACCATTGTGCTTAA
- a CDS encoding class I SAM-dependent methyltransferase family protein produces the protein MTCFDGTPLHYQYWSADEGSQPHPAIVLLRHAGQPEHYMGGLVADLRLPCHQIFSLCLRTSVSATNQACLHPAVWVRDIDEFVTQIKLIYQIPLHQMIIVGEDIAALVIAAWLHDYAPQLKAAILVNPLLRFPHWWQSGGDAKGYPQPHDLCRSALIRPRQRLLAGGKGSPSTILSRESREQLSEMVRRIRFDAAAIYMPIVMLINEQASSSVLKAQYDFFNQLGSRYKRINRFSSQRLKINRQLLTDRIRLVIDELMPTHSTLPLLFDADQHGITKQEFDQLVAPERHWLKRLQWRLSRALLKHVGVFSTGIQIGLTHGFDSGLSLDYIYQNRPTGCHWLGKRLDKIYLNHRSWQSVRQRKVHLEALLLIAITYLQANHQPVKILDIAAGNGHYLLDFIKQHRCHIDHVLLRDFVTANVQQGLSTLEAQQLSSQVSFEWGDAFDETSLAALPQDRTIAIASGFYELFDNNVQVIRSLKGVAQALAVGGFFIVTTKIWNPNLEFMARVLSSHKDGQAWTLRRRHQLEIDQLLAIAGFHKVAQRIDEWGIFTVTLVQKVSRHL, from the coding sequence TTGACGTGTTTTGATGGGACACCATTACATTATCAATACTGGTCAGCCGATGAGGGGAGTCAGCCGCATCCGGCTATTGTGTTACTCCGCCATGCTGGCCAGCCAGAACATTATATGGGCGGATTAGTGGCTGATTTACGGCTACCTTGTCATCAGATTTTTAGCCTGTGTCTAAGGACGTCAGTATCGGCCACCAATCAGGCTTGTCTGCATCCCGCCGTTTGGGTACGCGATATCGATGAGTTTGTGACACAAATCAAACTTATCTATCAGATACCTTTACATCAGATGATTATCGTCGGAGAGGATATTGCCGCCTTAGTCATCGCCGCTTGGTTGCATGATTATGCGCCACAGCTAAAAGCGGCAATATTAGTCAATCCGCTATTGCGCTTTCCGCACTGGTGGCAGTCTGGCGGCGATGCTAAAGGTTATCCTCAACCACATGACCTGTGCAGGTCGGCTTTAATTCGCCCTCGACAACGATTACTGGCCGGTGGTAAAGGGAGCCCGTCGACAATATTGAGCCGAGAGAGCCGGGAGCAACTTAGCGAAATGGTCCGGCGCATACGATTTGACGCCGCAGCAATCTATATGCCAATTGTTATGCTCATCAATGAGCAAGCCTCGTCGTCGGTACTCAAGGCGCAGTATGATTTTTTTAATCAGTTAGGCAGTCGTTATAAACGGATAAACCGGTTTTCGTCTCAGCGGCTTAAGATCAATCGACAGCTGCTCACCGATAGAATCCGGTTGGTTATCGACGAACTGATGCCGACTCACTCGACGCTACCGTTACTGTTCGATGCCGATCAACATGGTATCACTAAACAAGAGTTCGACCAGCTTGTTGCGCCGGAAAGGCATTGGTTGAAACGTCTGCAATGGCGCCTTAGCCGCGCCTTACTCAAGCATGTTGGCGTGTTCTCAACCGGTATTCAAATTGGACTTACTCATGGTTTTGATTCTGGTCTTTCACTGGATTATATTTATCAAAATAGGCCGACAGGTTGTCATTGGCTGGGAAAACGATTAGATAAAATTTATCTCAATCATCGCAGTTGGCAAAGTGTCAGACAGCGTAAAGTCCATCTTGAAGCCTTATTATTGATCGCGATAACGTATTTACAAGCCAATCATCAACCCGTTAAGATACTCGATATTGCAGCGGGTAATGGCCATTATCTGCTTGATTTTATCAAACAACATCGCTGCCATATTGATCATGTATTACTGCGTGATTTTGTAACGGCGAATGTGCAGCAAGGCTTGTCTACCTTAGAGGCGCAGCAACTTAGCTCGCAGGTCAGTTTTGAATGGGGGGATGCCTTTGATGAGACTTCACTGGCCGCTTTACCTCAGGACCGAACTATCGCGATTGCCTCTGGTTTTTATGAGCTATTTGACAACAATGTACAAGTCATACGTTCTTTAAAAGGGGTCGCACAAGCCTTAGCCGTGGGCGGGTTTTTCATTGTCACTACGAAAATATGGAATCCTAATTTAGAATTTATGGCCCGCGTATTGTCTAGTCATAAAGATGGTCAAGCTTGGACATTAAGGCGTCGGCATCAACTTGAAATCGATCAACTACTGGCTATTGCCGGTTTTCATAAAGTGGCCCAGCGGATTGATGAATGGGGAATCTTTACCGTAACGTTAGTGCAGAAGGTGAGCCGTCATCTATAG
- a CDS encoding acyl carrier protein, producing MNTLTTDVIESLIKEQVDELTDFDVTTITQETPVSEFGFVSLDFISIQVALKRASGVTVDLSQLAEANVTTFGELIAFLSQAINQKILNNNGGY from the coding sequence ATGAATACATTAACAACGGATGTTATTGAATCTCTTATCAAAGAGCAAGTGGATGAGCTCACCGATTTTGACGTGACAACGATCACGCAGGAAACGCCCGTGAGTGAGTTTGGATTTGTCAGTCTGGATTTTATTTCTATTCAGGTGGCATTAAAGCGGGCATCCGGGGTGACTGTTGATTTAAGCCAGCTTGCCGAGGCGAATGTAACCACTTTTGGTGAATTGATCGCATTTTTAAGTCAAGCCATCAATCAAAAAATCCTGAATAACAACGGAGGTTATTAA
- a CDS encoding LysR family transcriptional regulator, with protein MDIKALRAFLVLAREQSVTAAAKYLHLTQPTLSRQLSELETQLGSVLFIRSKRGITLTQAGLRLRKRAEEILELVNKTEAEFSSTNNLISGDIHIGGGETYTMGLIADVICDLQKDYPQIRVHIFSGDSLKVAESIDRGLLDFGLLIEPANISHYESRRIPVTDTWGVLMRKDCPLAKQQTVQAEDLWPLPLMMSKRKNVADSLARWLKRDLAKLNIIATYNLIFNATSMVEKGMGYALCLDKLVNTSGDSPLCFRPLTPRLESHVDIVWKKYQIFSKPAELFLQRLKAAFME; from the coding sequence ATGGATATTAAAGCACTGCGGGCTTTTTTAGTGCTGGCCAGAGAACAGAGTGTAACAGCGGCGGCAAAGTATTTACATCTGACCCAACCCACATTATCCAGACAACTCAGTGAGTTAGAAACGCAGCTCGGCAGTGTACTCTTTATCCGCAGTAAACGCGGTATTACCCTGACGCAAGCGGGGTTACGCTTACGCAAACGCGCCGAGGAGATACTCGAGCTGGTGAACAAAACTGAGGCGGAATTTTCGAGCACCAACAACCTCATCAGCGGCGATATTCACATTGGCGGCGGAGAAACCTATACCATGGGACTTATCGCCGATGTTATCTGCGATTTACAAAAAGACTATCCACAGATACGCGTACATATCTTTAGTGGCGATAGTCTCAAAGTGGCCGAGTCAATTGATCGAGGCTTATTAGATTTTGGTCTATTGATTGAGCCGGCCAACATCAGTCACTATGAGTCCAGGCGAATACCGGTAACAGATACCTGGGGCGTATTAATGCGCAAAGATTGCCCACTCGCTAAGCAGCAAACCGTTCAGGCAGAAGATTTATGGCCGTTACCACTGATGATGTCTAAACGAAAAAATGTGGCGGACAGTCTGGCACGTTGGTTAAAACGGGATCTTGCCAAACTCAATATTATCGCCACTTATAATTTAATTTTTAATGCCACGTCCATGGTGGAAAAAGGCATGGGATACGCGTTATGTCTTGATAAGCTGGTGAATACCAGTGGAGACAGTCCACTCTGTTTTCGGCCTTTGACGCCACGCTTAGAATCTCATGTGGATATTGTCTGGAAAAAGTATCAGATCTTTTCAAAACCTGCCGAACTATTCTTACAGCGCTTAAAAGCAGCCTTTATGGAGTAA
- a CDS encoding 4'-phosphopantetheinyl transferase superfamily protein translates to MTAFLFLDNFNEIILQQTQIKRCHYYPERWQPNAPEIDQVDIPDSLKQAIPKRLVEFIAGRVLAKQLLLAQGCQQSVERGVSDNAPIWPAGFIGSISHSKGIAASALLPTTTTKALGLDVEHWLSSALARQIQDHICTAQELAHFDPRMRLNQKVTLIFSAKEALYKMLYPQVRQFFGFSEARLIHQQGDEQAGSLTIELLKDLSSEYLAQDSFVIHYKNDQNTCLTLAMIDQTENLG, encoded by the coding sequence ATGACAGCATTTCTCTTCCTGGATAACTTTAATGAAATTATCCTTCAACAGACTCAAATAAAACGTTGCCACTACTATCCGGAAAGATGGCAACCCAATGCACCTGAGATTGATCAGGTTGACATACCGGATTCATTAAAACAGGCTATCCCTAAACGATTAGTGGAATTTATTGCTGGCCGTGTATTGGCGAAACAACTATTGCTCGCGCAGGGTTGTCAGCAATCAGTCGAACGTGGGGTGAGCGATAATGCGCCCATTTGGCCAGCAGGCTTTATCGGTTCTATCAGCCATTCCAAAGGTATTGCGGCCAGTGCGCTATTACCCACAACAACAACTAAGGCTTTAGGTTTAGATGTTGAACATTGGCTATCTTCAGCATTAGCCAGACAAATCCAAGATCATATTTGCACTGCACAAGAATTAGCGCATTTTGATCCTCGCATGCGCCTGAATCAAAAAGTCACCCTGATTTTTTCCGCCAAAGAAGCGCTATATAAGATGCTTTATCCGCAAGTCAGACAATTTTTTGGTTTTAGTGAGGCAAGATTAATCCACCAGCAAGGCGATGAGCAAGCCGGCAGCTTAACCATCGAATTATTAAAAGATTTAAGCAGTGAGTACCTCGCGCAAGATAGCTTTGTTATTCATTATAAAAATGATCAGAATACTTGCTTAACGCTGGCTATGATTGATCAAACAGAGAATTTAGGATGA
- a CDS encoding beta-ketoacyl-[acyl-carrier-protein] synthase family protein, which produces MRSHRVVVTGYGGICSLGTNFDDIWRAVLAKKMGYTIWENPGKEIKTTIFGHIRDALSVTQFSKRIIKNTPRFARLGLIATDEAMTMAFGESQNFTDYYNEYDCGVIFGTGWGGFDDAAANYYAYQDVKAPSIQNCFHSMPSIGTAAITVNWQFKGYQNTPVAACASSNIAIGDAYLKIKNGQAKMMIAGGGESTMGSFAIWSIDVLSALTKEKVDLTKACCPFSLDRSGFILSEGAAVVCLEDLETAQKRGAPIFGEIIGYANYSDAYVNLTAPAPDLHSRTLTTQKAIEYANLNVQDIDYINAHGTSTPMNDLNETQVIKQVFGQRAYQIPISSTKSYTGHLIGAAGAMETLFCLKSLTDGVIPATINLNRPDPDCDLNYVPNEHLFKQNLNHVLNVNYGFGGANSCLVIERYQP; this is translated from the coding sequence ATGCGTTCTCATCGCGTTGTTGTAACTGGATATGGTGGTATTTGTTCATTAGGGACAAATTTCGATGATATTTGGCGTGCGGTATTAGCTAAAAAAATGGGCTACACAATTTGGGAAAATCCCGGTAAAGAGATTAAAACCACGATCTTTGGTCATATCAGAGATGCATTATCGGTAACACAGTTCTCTAAACGAATCATTAAAAATACGCCAAGATTTGCCAGACTAGGGCTTATCGCGACCGATGAGGCGATGACAATGGCATTTGGCGAGTCACAAAATTTTACCGATTATTATAATGAGTATGATTGTGGCGTTATTTTTGGGACCGGATGGGGAGGATTTGATGATGCAGCCGCAAATTATTATGCCTATCAGGATGTGAAAGCGCCCTCGATCCAAAATTGTTTCCACTCGATGCCGAGTATTGGCACTGCAGCTATTACGGTGAACTGGCAATTTAAAGGCTATCAGAATACCCCGGTGGCTGCCTGTGCGAGTAGCAATATTGCCATTGGCGATGCATATCTGAAAATAAAAAATGGCCAAGCTAAGATGATGATTGCGGGTGGTGGCGAAAGCACGATGGGTTCGTTTGCCATTTGGTCGATTGACGTATTAAGTGCCTTGACCAAAGAAAAAGTCGATTTAACCAAAGCATGTTGTCCTTTTAGTTTGGATCGCAGTGGTTTTATTCTATCCGAGGGCGCCGCGGTAGTCTGTCTGGAAGATCTTGAGACAGCTCAAAAAAGAGGCGCACCGATCTTTGGTGAAATTATTGGCTATGCCAATTATAGTGATGCTTATGTCAACTTAACTGCCCCGGCGCCTGATTTACATAGCCGCACATTAACCACTCAAAAAGCCATTGAATACGCAAATCTTAATGTACAGGATATCGATTATATCAACGCTCACGGCACCTCAACGCCGATGAATGATCTGAATGAAACACAAGTGATTAAGCAGGTGTTTGGCCAGCGTGCTTATCAAATCCCGATTTCGAGTACTAAATCCTATACCGGACATTTAATTGGTGCGGCGGGCGCGATGGAAACCCTTTTTTGCCTGAAAAGTCTCACTGATGGCGTGATCCCTGCCACGATTAATCTTAACCGGCCCGATCCTGATTGTGATTTAAATTATGTCCCAAATGAACACCTGTTTAAGCAAAATTTGAACCATGTCCTAAATGTCAATTACGGCTTTGGTGGTGCGAATAGTTGTTTGGTCATCGAGAGGTATCAACCATGA
- a CDS encoding metal-dependent hydrolase yields the protein MQLKTRTVPKDVFAVMNLNDDFKHLWIPDNVMSLIGLGTSYLLEFFEFYGEKVSGFYDRFVKGTEYEDDRFPVFIAQERRHAAAHKNLNRFMAKNYAAPSREKYHPRVYDFMYVTYKEFVEPNIAGLIQDEQMGKTLDSPYFKEALRTIATFETEVCMASFSFYENLIDHGKLDVMMDMSENLGVLYLLGYHYAEEMEHCSVSIETYEKIYHEPLWSKERIKQYEAEADLLTHRVTVATLYVARMLGIEVTVKQIRARLPNYRGLVSEGFNAKSADILPKIKYFVEHWDNQWEPMLRAKIKQTIDDAQA from the coding sequence ATGCAATTAAAAACCAGAACAGTGCCGAAAGACGTGTTTGCCGTCATGAATTTAAATGATGATTTTAAACACCTTTGGATACCTGATAATGTCATGTCATTGATCGGTTTAGGGACGTCATATCTACTGGAGTTTTTTGAGTTTTATGGTGAAAAAGTCAGTGGTTTTTATGATCGATTTGTTAAAGGCACCGAGTATGAAGATGATCGCTTTCCAGTCTTTATTGCCCAAGAAAGACGACATGCAGCGGCACATAAAAACTTAAATAGGTTTATGGCCAAAAACTACGCCGCACCGTCCCGAGAAAAATATCATCCGCGTGTTTATGACTTTATGTATGTGACCTATAAAGAGTTTGTTGAGCCCAATATTGCCGGTCTAATTCAAGATGAACAGATGGGTAAGACGCTGGATAGTCCCTATTTTAAAGAGGCATTAAGAACCATCGCGACCTTTGAAACGGAAGTGTGTATGGCTAGTTTCTCATTTTATGAGAACTTAATTGATCATGGCAAACTTGATGTGATGATGGATATGTCTGAAAATCTGGGTGTCCTCTATTTACTCGGCTATCACTATGCTGAAGAGATGGAACACTGCAGTGTATCGATTGAAACCTATGAAAAAATCTATCATGAACCGTTGTGGAGCAAGGAACGCATCAAGCAGTACGAAGCTGAAGCTGATCTGTTGACGCATCGCGTCACGGTCGCCACGCTTTATGTGGCCAGAATGCTCGGTATCGAGGTGACGGTAAAACAAATTCGAGCACGACTACCTAATTATCGAGGCTTAGTCAGTGAAGGTTTTAATGCCAAATCAGCCGATATTTTACCCAAAATCAAATATTTTGTTGAACATTGGGATAACCAATGGGAGCCGATGTTGCGGGCCAAAATCAAGCAGACCATCGACGATGCTCAGGCTTAA
- a CDS encoding MaoC/PaaZ C-terminal domain-containing protein — MIKSYSQQDIGQWAYFSGDYNQVHFDRAIAHKNGLADIIVQGMLVMMAAKLKLADQIKGDSRLNFYLKQPVYLDEPVQYQYGEKNQYFFNKIIKTSSVQEAITAKLSNQQSPIFATPAHKIAISADFFQTQSTLFRQTYPQIQSNWLLMDALLFSVCFKYQHGEPYYQKALKITSQPDKSKVVTYQTDQKIYIPARLLSDREIDVSKLSAYFEDKDIIQQDDSVYSLLDYQVMEGDQLLYQSSMGSITKAQLD; from the coding sequence ATGATAAAGTCATATTCACAGCAGGATATTGGGCAGTGGGCTTATTTTTCTGGCGATTATAATCAAGTCCATTTTGATCGGGCTATCGCACACAAAAATGGTTTAGCGGATATTATAGTACAAGGCATGTTGGTGATGATGGCGGCTAAGCTTAAACTGGCCGATCAGATTAAAGGTGATTCACGCCTTAATTTTTACCTTAAACAGCCGGTTTATCTCGATGAGCCGGTGCAGTATCAGTACGGTGAGAAAAATCAGTATTTTTTTAATAAAATTATCAAAACCTCATCGGTCCAAGAGGCAATTACTGCCAAACTAAGCAATCAACAATCGCCTATTTTTGCAACGCCGGCGCATAAAATTGCGATTAGCGCCGATTTTTTTCAGACGCAGAGTACACTTTTTCGACAAACCTATCCGCAAATCCAATCAAACTGGCTATTAATGGATGCGTTACTTTTTAGCGTCTGTTTTAAGTATCAGCATGGTGAACCTTATTATCAAAAGGCCTTGAAAATCACCAGTCAACCGGATAAAAGCAAAGTGGTGACCTATCAAACTGACCAAAAAATCTATATTCCAGCACGGTTGTTATCTGATAGAGAGATTGATGTCTCAAAGCTTTCGGCTTATTTCGAAGACAAAGATATCATTCAGCAAGATGACTCGGTGTATAGCTTGCTCGATTATCAAGTGATGGAAGGCGATCAGCTGCTATATCAGTCCTCTATGGGCAGTATTACCAAAGCGCAGCTGGATTAA
- the katE gene encoding catalase HPII, which translates to MEKDNHTAPLPDQRAVEPHVDDVAPPDVQIQPSAKHTYPGQEPYAPGSKKLPKNINAKLEQLEQVRCDDNQQALTTSLGVKIANNQNTLSAGVRGPSLLEDFIFRDKMIHFDRERIPERVVHARGAGVHGYFELYQSQQRYTKANFLNDTSVKTPVFVRFSTVQGSRGSADTARDVRGFATKFYTQEGNFDIVGVDTPSFFIQDGMKFPDFVHAIKPEPINEVPQAQSAHDSFWDYVSLQPETLQNVMVVMSDRGIPRSYSNIEGFAIHTYKLINQQGESHFVRFHWKPLAGACSLLWDEAQVIMGRDPDFHRKNLWESVEAGDYPEFELGLQIFTQAEADQFDFDYLDATKFIPEALVPVQKVGKMVLNRNPDNYFAETEQVAFCPSNIVPGIDFSDDPMLQTRAFSYTDTQLHRLGGANFNQIPINRPVCPFHHHLQDGYSQTQISTNPANYEPNSINNNWPREAPQASSAGGFDTYPQPVQGEKVRQRSDTYVNFYAQPRLFWLSQTEVEQQHIIAAFSFELSKVGRPYIRERVVDLLTRVDTELAKAVAKNLGITLSQVQQSRAMPQHINGLKTDPSLSLYARGAMPVTARKVAILAADGVCGESVNAIKQAFMHAHVYPMLLAPHMGMINTQQGEQLKVDGTIEGNPSVLVDAVIVPSGNGNIDTLLADGNARYYLLQAYKHLKAIGLQADAKKLFERDQLNIDEGVLITDDAAKLAQQLLDKMTFHRVWAREAHVAEVPA; encoded by the coding sequence ATGGAAAAGGATAATCATACGGCCCCTTTGCCCGATCAACGTGCTGTTGAACCACATGTTGATGACGTGGCACCACCAGATGTTCAGATTCAACCCTCGGCTAAACATACCTATCCCGGACAGGAGCCTTATGCGCCGGGTTCGAAAAAGTTGCCAAAAAATATCAATGCCAAACTGGAACAACTTGAACAGGTACGTTGTGATGATAATCAACAAGCACTGACCACCAGTTTAGGCGTCAAAATAGCCAATAATCAAAATACCTTATCGGCAGGCGTCAGGGGACCATCTTTACTTGAGGATTTCATCTTTAGAGATAAAATGATCCATTTCGATCGTGAGCGTATTCCTGAACGCGTAGTTCATGCCAGAGGCGCTGGTGTACATGGCTATTTTGAACTATATCAATCACAGCAGCGCTATACCAAAGCCAATTTTTTAAATGACACCAGTGTGAAAACGCCGGTTTTTGTTCGGTTTTCAACGGTGCAGGGTTCAAGAGGATCGGCTGATACGGCACGCGATGTGCGCGGTTTTGCCACTAAATTTTATACGCAGGAAGGAAACTTTGATATCGTTGGTGTCGATACGCCGTCCTTCTTTATTCAAGATGGCATGAAATTCCCTGATTTTGTGCACGCGATTAAACCTGAACCCATCAATGAAGTACCGCAAGCGCAAAGTGCCCACGATAGTTTTTGGGACTACGTCTCTTTACAACCTGAAACGCTGCAAAATGTGATGGTGGTGATGTCCGACCGAGGTATTCCACGTAGTTACAGCAATATTGAAGGGTTTGCGATACATACCTATAAGCTGATTAATCAACAGGGTGAGTCTCATTTTGTCCGTTTCCACTGGAAGCCGCTCGCGGGTGCATGTTCACTGCTTTGGGATGAGGCACAGGTGATTATGGGGCGTGATCCTGATTTTCATCGTAAAAACTTATGGGAGTCGGTCGAAGCCGGTGATTATCCCGAGTTTGAGCTCGGCTTACAAATCTTTACTCAAGCCGAGGCTGACCAATTTGATTTTGATTATTTAGATGCGACCAAGTTTATTCCGGAAGCTTTAGTGCCCGTGCAAAAAGTGGGGAAAATGGTCTTGAACCGTAATCCTGATAACTATTTTGCCGAGACCGAGCAGGTGGCTTTTTGTCCGTCTAATATTGTGCCGGGGATCGATTTTTCCGATGATCCGATGCTGCAAACCCGCGCCTTCTCTTATACCGATACCCAGCTGCACCGTTTAGGCGGCGCTAATTTTAATCAAATTCCAATCAACAGACCGGTATGCCCTTTCCATCATCATTTGCAAGATGGCTATAGCCAAACGCAAATTTCGACTAATCCGGCCAATTATGAGCCAAACTCTATCAATAACAACTGGCCCAGAGAAGCACCGCAAGCGTCAAGTGCCGGTGGATTTGATACCTATCCTCAGCCAGTGCAAGGCGAGAAAGTCAGGCAAAGAAGTGATACTTATGTGAACTTCTATGCCCAGCCGCGCCTGTTTTGGTTGAGCCAAACTGAAGTCGAACAGCAACACATTATTGCCGCGTTTAGTTTTGAGTTAAGTAAAGTTGGCCGGCCTTATATCAGAGAACGCGTTGTGGATCTGTTAACACGCGTCGATACGGAGCTGGCCAAAGCAGTGGCGAAGAACTTGGGGATTACACTGAGTCAAGTGCAGCAATCCAGAGCGATGCCGCAGCACATCAATGGCCTGAAAACCGATCCAAGCTTGAGCTTATATGCCCGTGGTGCTATGCCAGTGACGGCGCGGAAAGTCGCGATTCTTGCGGCGGATGGCGTTTGCGGTGAATCAGTTAATGCCATTAAACAAGCCTTTATGCATGCACATGTCTATCCGATGTTACTTGCCCCGCATATGGGGATGATCAATACGCAGCAGGGCGAACAGTTAAAAGTCGATGGTACGATTGAAGGTAACCCATCTGTCTTGGTCGATGCAGTGATTGTTCCGAGTGGTAACGGCAATATTGATACGTTACTGGCTGATGGCAATGCCCGTTATTATCTGTTACAAGCCTATAAACATTTAAAAGCGATAGGCCTACAGGCGGATGCCAAGAAGTTATTTGAGCGTGATCAGTTAAATATCGATGAAGGGGTGCTAATCACCGATGATGCAGCAAAACTTGCTCAGCAGCTATTGGATAAAATGACGTTTCATCGTGTATGGGCACGGGAAGCCCATGTGGCTGAGGTGCCAGCTTAA
- a CDS encoding SDR family NAD(P)-dependent oxidoreductase — MRDKKLVFITAGSQGIGAAIVTRLAQYYRVVFSYRNHQTEAQALAQSLCDSGAECYCYRCDVTNTADVQQLCETLLQDHGVPYGVIHNAGMAINHLQMNTTITQWQQVIETNLNAIFYFNHYLLNPMIIQGDGCIVTISSIAGIRGNIGQTSYSASKAAQIGMTKSLAKETGRFNIRVNTVAPGLIETEMTAAMPENHLRQLIKTTPLGRIGQVDEVASMVAYLLSDNGRFITGQTLVIDGGLSI, encoded by the coding sequence ATGAGAGATAAAAAATTAGTATTCATTACAGCGGGAAGTCAGGGTATTGGTGCGGCGATAGTGACAAGGCTTGCTCAGTATTATCGCGTTGTTTTTAGTTATCGAAACCATCAAACAGAAGCGCAAGCGTTAGCTCAATCACTCTGTGATAGTGGGGCGGAATGTTATTGCTACCGATGTGATGTGACAAATACCGCAGATGTTCAGCAGTTATGTGAAACATTGCTGCAGGATCATGGTGTCCCCTATGGGGTGATTCATAATGCCGGTATGGCGATTAATCATTTACAGATGAATACCACCATTACACAGTGGCAACAGGTGATAGAGACGAATTTAAATGCCATTTTCTATTTTAACCACTATTTGCTCAATCCGATGATTATTCAGGGGGATGGCTGCATTGTGACGATCAGTTCGATTGCCGGCATCAGAGGTAATATTGGGCAAACGAGTTATTCGGCATCTAAGGCCGCTCAAATAGGTATGACCAAAAGTTTAGCGAAAGAGACGGGCCGGTTCAATATTCGTGTCAACACAGTTGCACCTGGGCTGATTGAGACCGAAATGACTGCCGCCATGCCGGAGAATCATTTACGGCAGCTGATTAAAACGACCCCTTTAGGACGGATTGGCCAGGTGGATGAGGTGGCCAGTATGGTGGCCTATCTGCTCAGCGACAATGGCCGTTTTATCACCGGACAAACGCTGGTGATTGATGGTGGTTTATCGATTTAA